The following proteins are encoded in a genomic region of Leptospira fainei serovar Hurstbridge str. BUT 6:
- a CDS encoding penicillin-binding protein — protein sequence MHPNRKRFSFLFYFLCVLFAVLTIRVGYLIFFNDKEIAFKNGERILRGAIYDRRGIELALSIDSSTIGIYPANIYDPNFTAIQLSPYLDVSPERIEGLIREKSRYFLLKREIDDATASRIMEMALPGVRREREFKRVYPHGSLAASLVGFTGMDDDKALSGLEYYYNRELMTPTDSDPNRGANVHLTLDGLIQFKLEKALGKRFEETGAKRAVGLLMEIHTGKILAMASFPSFDPNRYATFEEISHTNWAIRHVYEPGSTMKIFLASILLNENLISPNEKFDCPGYVEYGKTRIKCTQVHGKVNLEEILQYSCNAGIIKASSRIPNEVLYEYMKRFRFGDKTGLLPNESTGYIPTLNKWTPTTPMFMAIGQGISVTPVQLVASAASVVNGGRFLTPRVVSHITDSYGEVLHEFKAEEAPVGIREYSTERLLKAMTKVVRDGTGKNAYIQEYSIAGKTGTGQKSVSGRGYQDGLWSASFLGFFPAEKPKIVGLILFDEPKGSSHTGGGLAAPVFKEVVENIIPIIEQGERTVDVRLPKLDRKNHFIKFDHVPDLAGKSKREVVELLSPLGVPFKLHGSGFCYEQDPSSGSSLNGKRIDVFFQ from the coding sequence ATGCATCCTAATCGCAAAAGATTTTCGTTTCTCTTCTATTTTCTCTGCGTATTATTCGCAGTTCTAACGATAAGAGTTGGTTATTTAATTTTTTTTAATGATAAGGAAATCGCCTTTAAGAACGGTGAACGAATTTTAAGAGGCGCGATCTATGACCGTCGCGGAATCGAATTGGCTCTGTCGATCGATTCTTCGACCATCGGAATTTATCCGGCAAACATATACGATCCGAATTTTACCGCGATTCAACTTTCTCCATACCTTGATGTTTCACCGGAAAGAATCGAAGGATTGATTCGGGAAAAAAGTAGGTATTTTCTTTTGAAACGCGAGATAGACGACGCCACTGCGAGCCGCATTATGGAGATGGCTCTTCCGGGAGTTAGGAGAGAGAGGGAATTCAAGCGGGTTTATCCGCATGGTAGCTTGGCGGCTAGCCTAGTAGGGTTTACCGGGATGGACGATGATAAGGCATTATCCGGTCTGGAATATTATTATAACCGAGAGCTGATGACTCCTACCGACTCGGATCCGAATCGAGGTGCCAATGTTCATCTAACTTTGGACGGTCTTATTCAGTTTAAGCTGGAAAAAGCTTTAGGAAAACGATTCGAGGAAACCGGAGCAAAGAGGGCGGTCGGGCTTTTGATGGAGATTCATACGGGCAAAATTTTGGCTATGGCGAGTTTTCCTTCCTTTGATCCGAATCGTTACGCGACATTCGAGGAAATCTCTCATACAAATTGGGCGATTCGGCATGTTTATGAACCCGGGTCCACGATGAAAATATTTTTGGCCAGCATACTGCTTAATGAAAATTTAATTAGTCCTAACGAGAAGTTTGATTGTCCGGGATACGTGGAATACGGGAAAACTCGAATTAAATGCACTCAAGTTCACGGGAAGGTGAATTTGGAGGAAATTCTGCAGTATTCATGCAATGCCGGCATTATCAAGGCCTCCTCTCGGATTCCGAACGAAGTACTTTATGAATATATGAAGCGATTCCGCTTTGGAGATAAGACCGGCCTATTGCCTAACGAATCGACGGGTTATATTCCGACGCTTAATAAGTGGACGCCGACGACTCCTATGTTTATGGCGATCGGCCAAGGTATATCCGTGACTCCCGTACAACTTGTCGCATCGGCTGCATCCGTCGTAAACGGGGGCCGTTTTTTAACGCCGAGAGTCGTCTCTCATATTACGGATTCTTATGGCGAAGTTTTACATGAATTCAAAGCGGAAGAAGCCCCTGTGGGAATTCGCGAGTATTCTACCGAAAGATTATTGAAAGCGATGACAAAAGTAGTTCGAGACGGAACCGGAAAGAATGCATATATTCAGGAATATTCGATCGCTGGAAAGACCGGGACAGGGCAGAAATCGGTTTCAGGAAGAGGTTATCAAGACGGCCTCTGGTCCGCGTCGTTTCTGGGTTTCTTTCCGGCAGAGAAACCTAAGATCGTCGGTTTGATCCTTTTCGACGAGCCTAAGGGTTCGAGTCACACTGGCGGCGGACTTGCCGCGCCGGTGTTCAAGGAAGTCGTAGAAAATATAATTCCAATTATAGAACAAGGCGAGCGAACGGTCGATGTAAGGTTACCGAAATTAGATCGGAAAAATCACTTTATAAAATTCGATCATGTTCCCGATTTAGCCGGAAAAAGTAAGAGGGAAGTCGTAGAACTGCTTTCTCCTTTGGGAGTTCCGTTTAAATTGCATGGAAGCGGATTTTGTTATGAACAGGATCCTTCTTCCGGAAGTTCTCTTAACGGAAAAAGGATCGATGTATTCTTCCAATGA